The genomic DNA CGCAACCACCAAGCACAGCTCATATGCCATCTTCAACTCCAGCTAGACCACAACATCCCAGCACAGCCCATACTCAAACTTCAGCTTTAGGTACAGAACAGCCTCCAAGCACAGATCAACCACAACCAACATTAACAGGTGGCCCACATTCTTCAAGCCCAGCTCTTACACAATCTTCAACAACTGCTATACCAGAACATCCAAGCACAACCTATACTCAAACGTCAACTTCAGGCAGACCACAACCTCCAAACACAGCTCACACACAACACTCAACTTCAGGTAGATCACAACCTCCAAGCACAGCTCATATGCCATCTTCAACTTCAGATAGACCACAATACCCCAGCACAGCCCATACTCAAACTTCAGCTTTAGGTACAGAACAGCCTCCAAGCACAGATCAACCACAACCACCATTTACAGGTGGCCCACATTCTTCAAGCCCAGCTCGTACACAATCTTCAACAACAGCTATACCAGAACATCCAAGCACAACCTATACTCAAACTTCAACTTCAGGCAGACCACAACCTCCAAACACAGCTCACACACAACACTCAACTACAGATAGATCACAACCTCCAAGCACAGCTCATAAGCCATCTTCAACTTCAGATAGACCACAACATACTAGCACAGCCCATACTCAAACTTCAGCTTCAGGCAGACCACAACCTCCAAACACAGCTCACACACAACACTCAACTACAGATAGATCACAACCTCCAAGCACAGCTCATATGCCATCTTCAACTTCAGATAGACCACAATACCCCAGCACAGCCCATACTCAAACTTCAGCTTTAGGTACAGAACAGCCTCCAAGCACAGATCAACCACAACCGCCATTTACAGGTGGCCCACATTCTTCAAGCCCAGCTCGTACACAATCTTCAACAACAGCTATACCAGAACATCCAAGCACAACCTATACTCAAACTTCAACTTCAGGCAGACCACAACCTCCAAACACAGCTCACACACAACACTCAACTACAGATAGATCACAACCTCCAAGCACAGCTCATAAGCCATCTTCAACTTCAGATAGACCACAACATACTAGCACAGCCCATACTCAAACTTCAGCTTTAGGTACAGAACAGCCTCCAAGCACAGATCAACCACAACCAACATTAACAGGTGGCCCACATTCTTCAAGCCCAGCTCGTACACAATCTTCAACAACTGCTATACCAGAACATCCAAGCACAACCTATACTCAAACTTCAACTTCAGGCAGACCACAACCTCCAAACACAGCTCACACACAACACTCAACTACAGATAGATCACAACCTCCAAGCACAGCTCATATGCCATCTTCAACTTCAGATAGACCACAACATACTAGCACAGCCCATACTCAAACTTCAGCTTTAGGTACAGAACAGCCTCCGAGCACAGATCAACCACAACCACCATTAACAGGTGGCCCACATTCTTCAAGCCCAGCTCGTACACAATCTTCAACAACAGCTATACCAGAACATCCAAGCACAACCTATACTCAAACTTCAACTTCAGGCAGACCACAACCTCCAAACACAGCTCACACACAACACTCAACTACAGATAGATCACAACCTCCAAGCACAGCTCATATGCCATCTTCAACTTCAGATAGACCACAACATACCAGCACAGCCCATACTCAAACTTCAGCTTTAGGTACAGAACAGCCTCCAATCACAGATCAACCACAACCACCATTAACAGGTGGCCCACATTCTTCAAGCCCAGCTCGTACACAATCTTCAACAACAGCTATACCAGAACATCCAAGCACAACCTATACTCAAACTTCAACTTCAGGCAGACCACAACCTCCAAACACAGCTCACACACAACAATCAACTACAGCTAAATCACCATCTCCAAGCACAGATCAACCACAACCGCCATTAACAGGTGGACTACACTCTTCAAGCACAAGTCACACACAATTTTCAACTACAGCCAGAACAGTACCTCCACGCACAGCCCAGTCTCAAACTTCAACTTCAGGTAGACCACAAACTCCAAACACAGCCCATACTCAAAATTCAACACAATCTTCCACTGAAAGTCAGTCACAAACACTTAGCACACCACAATCACTAACAACAGGTGTAACAAAACCTTCAACTGAAACTAGGCCACAACCTCCAGTGACCATTACACCACATTCAACCACAGGTACCAGACCTCTCTCTACAACTCCATCTATATCACAATCTACAACACCAGTATCAAGTGAGTCATTGATTTATTTCCCTGTACCACTTTACCTGAATTTCTATTTATACTTTATGCCTTTATGTTTGGCAAATTTAAACAATGTCACCTTTAAGTCCAGATACTCCAAGAATAACAAATAATGGATCCCTTATAGGCAGTACCAGTTAAATGTCTAGATGCATTTTAGTGTACATGTGAATGGGAATGTATGTCCTGTATATGTGGAATGTGGTATCTGTATGTTCATTGCATTTTACCATTTAAATTTTTGACATATTATTTtggatatattttatattattataatcttTATCTACCTTTCTGTCTCCCTAGCGCCCCCCTGTACACAGAACAGTCATTATACCACTTGTGTCCCTGCTTGCAGTCCCACCTGTACAGACTTGAACGGCCCACCACGTTGCAATGATAGCAATGGTTGTGTGGAGGGATGTGTATGCAATGAGGGCTTTGTGCAGAAAGGAAGGTTTTGTGTTCCGATCCAGCAGTGTGGATGCGTAGAGAGGAACGGTGCCACACATCAGGTGAGTGATGGTTCAGATAGAcaaatttgattttcaaataAACACTGCTTTTTTAGGGAGCCCAAGCACTGTTGAAAAACAGAGGTGGATGTGGGCATAACTTTCTCTTTGTTGTTAGTTCAATGAAGTGTGGTACACCGATCACTGCATCCACAAATGTGAATGTGAGGAACAAAATGGCGAGGGGAAGATTAACTGCGATTACGAGGAAGGATGTGTTGGAAATGCTGTCTGTCTTAAAAATGAGGAGGGAGACTATTACTGCCAATCAACAGGTGCCATAAACACTAATATTCAACTCTGTAGTGTATCTAAAACATATTCCTCTGTAACACATGAATTGCTCTCCGTTTGTTGATCAACAGGTGTCAATGAGTGCACCGTCAGGGGACATGTTGAGTACAAAACTTTTGATAAAATGAAGTATGATTTTGAAGGAGAACACTCGTATGTTCTGGTCCAGACCAGGAATTTGGCAGGCATCTTACCAGATATCTACGTCGAGGCGACCAATACACGCACTCTACATGATGACAGTGATAGTCATCATGGCGACAGCAGGAGTGAAGAAGACCACAGTCGCAGAgtcaaagatgatgatgatgatgatgatgatgatgaagagaaagATAACGataatgatgctgatgatgatgataatgacgaTGATAGCCATGATGATGATAGCCATGATGATGACAGCAAAGAGTATAACTACAAATTGAAGGAGCTTAAGATCAGAGTGCACAATCATACtgtggagctgaaggagaaacGGAGACTTGTTGTAAGTACCAAGGGTATTTTCAAACAACTCACTGCCTCCATCTCATTTTCTTGCAGGACCTTTTTCAGTggatgcaatatttttttcatgtgataTTGTCATATCTGCCCGCCCACAAGCATTTGTTAAAGCACTGAGGGAAATAACTGTGCACCACATTTTTTCCATGAGGTGTAATGACAGCAGGGAGGCAGATGATATGTTATGAACAAAATAATACCGAGTCATATGTTATTTCCCCACTGGTGTTTTACACATTTCTTTGTGTATGAGAGAGcttcagagagagaaagaggaagtaaAACACTGCAATATCATTAAATGTATCCAAAAGTGAGACTTTATGATGTGACTAtgattttaaatgtagttttgtGAGTAGATTATTATCCCATATATGCAGAAAACACTGGTATGCAATTTGGAAAAAATTAAGATGCACCTAATGAGTCATTTCATGGATTTTATAAATATAGTTTGTTGATAAAAGTCAAAACTGATTCTCCAATaagattttcaaaaaatatgaaaactatGTTTTCAATATAACTGAACATGATgacattatttttcatcatagaaaaaaattagaGACGTTTTCAATAGGGGGCTTGAAATACTTCATTTCTTATGAATTAATCACTGTAGACCCGACACCTTGAAATCAAATACATACAGTAGGTGTAATCTTCAAGTGTATATTCAGAATATGTGTACATgaataaatgcacaaaaataggtatttatttacaaatcCATTTCGCACTAATTAACTAAATAATTACAAGATATAGTCTCACAGCTCACATGTCATGTGTGGTAACTGTGCTGTTTAATGTCAGGCATATCTTGTAGACATTTTCCTAAAATCAAAGAAATATTCTTACATATCATCAAGTGCAttgacaaactttttttttctgtctctgtctagGTTGATGGGAGGAGAACTAAACCTCCGGTCTCACCAAGTCCTGGCTTAAACATCTATGTGCGTTTCTCTCGTATCTACCTGAAGACAGACTTTGGCCTCTCTGTGGAGTTCAACGGACACAGCTCTGCAGGTATTAATTTTTCACAAGTTTAATCCAAAAAAGCAGTAGTCCTGAATTTGTAGCATTCAAAAACATTGAATATGCATTTCATCATTCCAATCTCATGTACATGAATGAGCCATTTTCCCAAGAAGCAATTTACATACTGATCTAATTCACCCTGTTTGGCTGATTTTGTTCCTGCAGGGATCATTCTACCACGTATATACAGAAGGAAGGTGCGGGGTCTGTGTGGAAACTTTGACAGTCAAATGCAGGATGAATGGATAAAGCCAGATGGCACCAGAGCCAGGAGTGTTGAAGAGTTTGGAGATAGCTGGAGAGTGTGAACATTTGTGATATGGGATAAGACACGGACATTACAATCACAGCCCAGAAAAAGCTTCCATACTGTTAATAACTGTCATTTTACGAGAACAGGAAGAAACTGTCCAGATCAAAACATTCATTCCTAAACCTGACCTGATACTGCAAAACCAGCAAATTACATAGCACCCTATCAACTGCAACTGATATAAGAGCAAAATCATCCACAGTCTCTGATACTACAGTGACCATTCAAACAAGCAATCATCTCTTTTCTGAGCTCtttctaattttctttttaacttttctaaatattttgcattttctatCTAAAAATCCTTGTATTCCATGATGACATATATAAACTCTTACCATTTGTGTCATTGCCAAATGTCATGTTCTTACAACaactgcatcctcttctcacacAGTATTGGCTATATGGATACAGAAATAGTAtacagtgtgtttttatttatctcatatttaatAATGGTATAAAGAGAGTCAAAGTGCAATAACTGGTTGTTTCGAATGTTTTCTGCACCTTCCAATTCAAACGAATATGAACCctagttttttttgtgttaacatTAGTCTAGTCATAATAGTCTGTTTACGACAATGAAATGCTATGTTGAAATGTCTGTGGTGTGGATGAGTCATCCATTATGAACTAGAACAACCAGTATAACTGACAACTAAGCCATAGAGAAGAAAGGACTGATGTGGAACATCCGTAACATAATATTCTTTAAATACCTGTCTGCCTGATAACAGGATTTTTCtgactgtttgtgtgaatgtgaatgtgtgtgcgcatgtttgtgtgttcgtcatATTCATGcacttgtataaaaaaaaaaatccttgtccCAACGCCACACACAATCATGGGTTGGTTTGCTTTGTACGGTTGTCTCCTTTTGTCGTTGCCACGTCTTTATTATGGTGAGTGAAACTTAATCTGTTTTAAATTAGAATGCTAAGCTGAGAATTGTATTatagaaaaatgtttcacaagAAGTGATTTAGTATAAAATGTAATGGCagtgtttaaacatttttttaacctgcaggttttatttaattttcttgtttGACTAGCAAACAATTGAAATACAACTGTCCGACTGgattgtttaaaaaacaacaagtaaaTAAGTGGAGCATTAAGTACTTAGTACacagtgaaattaaaattaagcaACTGCTGGACATATTTATTGTCATCAGTTGCTTAATTCTAGTTTGAGATGAGCCACTGAGTTGGTTTAATAGTCATACTCCGTTAAATTGGTAAGCATACCAATGTAATTGATGTGACTATTAAACCAATAGTATTCTGATTTTAATATATAACTAGTGTACCTCTGTCAAGGCCCAGCACCCACAGCCCCCTATCATTAAACAGGCCCACCTCTTTATCTGGACGTGCCCTACTTCTGTACAAAGTTTGATTAAAatctataaaataatttatgcatgattcattaaaatattgtttcaCAAGTCTGATTTCATgacaatgaattatttttattcaaagatCTCTCTTTTCATCTGGATGCATTCTAAAGTTTGTGATTTCTCCCTTTACAAGCTGTATTTTAAAAGTGAACCAGTTTTGTCCAAAAACTGTTATGGGCCCCAAAGCTATGCATTTGTGTCTGGCTAGGTTAGGGTAATTCAAATTTGTGTAATAGCTGTGTTTGAAAAACTAGAAAATGTAACAGCAATATCTTATTGTTTAGAACTGCCacaaaataactaaaaatgtatgaaaCGATTTCAACAAAACTCATGGATTAACTCAGATTAAACAACCATGACATTATAACAGGGTAATGTCATCATACATGCATCCACCATTTGcccatttttttgtaaacaaaacaatagCAATTTCCTTGGGACAAGACTCCAacaagagacagacaaacacacaagctcacATTTGCACCTGTGGTCAATTTGGTGTAGAGTAATTCACCTAAACTGTATGctttgggaggtgggaggaagccaaagaaccCAGAGATGACCAACTGTGCCACCTTGTTGCATGTGATCAAATAATGCAAGACAAATCAGTCATTGATAtgaggaaatatatttttcagtgactggcaagaaaaaaaatctccccaAAAGGGAAGTTATTTTCCATGATGAGACTCTTCTACCCCTTCCTCATACATTGCATGTTAAGTCTTTGATTTCCTTGTTGGAAGAGGTGTAAAAGTAAACAGACTTTactcatgttaaaaaaaatttatttatagaATGAAAGTGAAATTAAACCTTCAAATCCATGTATACTGGTTGCTTTAATGCTAACTCAATCTCATTCCATATTAACTATTTCTAATCTTTGCTTCTTGGTAATAGATTTACAATAAAATGCATAGAAATGATTGTATGACACATGTCACACCTAAAACAGTATCTCATAAACAAGGCTAAACAGTATTTTCAGACATCTCTACTTGCATATCTGATGGTGTGATGGAAGCTTTGGCTACACGGCTAACTTAATGTGACAAAGATTATCTGTGCACAGATGCTTCTTCTGGGGCTGGACATCTcagaaaatgacaaatcaaaccaacaacaacaagctagcagcaatttttgtgtcattaaatGCATGTATTTGAGTCGAGagactaaaaaaaacagcttctcACTTGTGCAAGGAAGTTGTGAAATATACTTTCATGCTTTGAAATCATGGTTGGGTAGTAAAAGGCTCATATTTCAGTTTATGGTTATAATACAGTATAGACTAAAATCCTGGATCTGAGCAGTCAAAATACTTTCTTTACCATTTCTTCGGTGTGTTTTGCAAAATCTAAAGAATGGCCACTCTATCTGTTGCAGGTTAAGAGTGTTTGTAACTGTCTAAAAACCTTCAGGGAAGACAGGGCAacatcaaattattttcaattcaaagcttgaatgttgttttgttctgaatttcaaacaaaattaaatgttgttCCTTTTCTGTTTCTAGCTCAAACAGCGATCACACCAACAGGTAATAAACTCAATATTACCTATATTCCCTGCTTCCATTCCTGCAGTATAACGTTTCTGCCTGCCCAGATGCACGGCATTGAACAATGGTGTGCCTGTGCAATCCCGTGGCATTGGTCAGGGCTGTTTCCTGGGATTTGGGCTTGTTTGTTGTGCCCGAATCTGGGTAGTGCTATATGTATTTATGATCTTGAGCCTACATATCAGCAACCGCTAAGACCAAATCTTCTGTGTCTATTTAAAACTTGAGGAGTTGTTGAGCAAGTTTTTGCGGCCAATATCACAGCTCAGTGGTTAGCTCCTGGCACTCTCTAGATTCTGGGCTGACTGGGAGTGTTTGGAGGATTAATATTACACTGTTCTTCAGtctatgtgtattttttaatactGCCTCGGTTTCtactcttgtttttcttgtttcaacAATTTCAGTCAAGTTGCATCATGCCCTTTTCGAAGAGTGATAGGTATTACTTTCAAAAAACATAATAGGCAAGTCAATCACAGAGGGCACAGTAGGTCATATGCACACATTtgtcacatgtacagtatgcagAAAAAATTAATAACTTAACGAATGTCCACTCTCATTGTTGTAGGGTATCTGAGCCATTACAGTTGTCGGAAAAGTCTCAGGGAAGACTGAACAACACCTTCTTACCTACAACTTAAATGTTGTTCTTCTGAATTTCGCACAAATAGTATTTTTCTACTTCAAAAACAGCTCCCAGTACCAAACCAACAGGTCACATCCATAACAGCACCTCAGTCACCATACTTCCTGGTCCCAGTTTTCCAGTGCAACATTTCTGTCTTCAAGATGTAACAGTAAAATATCTTTCATCACATTGATCGCAAACATTTTTGCCACCATCATGGGCAGAaatcttttccattttttacaGAAAATCAGCTTTGTTTGGCTCAGGCACTCAGAATGATCTCTACATAACACACTATGGGTACCGTCACACGTCTTATGTCAGTATTCATCTTAAAAGTAGTTGTACTTGTGCTGTAGGCTGTGCAGGTCCATCTGTGTTGTGCTGCCCTGGCCGAAATGACACCTGTAACAGAGGCTGTTTCTGTGACGAATTCTGTCTACAGTCTTCTGATTGCTGTGATGACTTCTTATCAACCTGCACGGCATGTAAGTGTTCCTcaccacaaaaataaataggcTTATAAATTTGTCAGTTTACTGACATCTCAAATTGAGATATGTTTGCAACTCTTTATGTCTTGATTCAAACTTTTGTCATGGTACAGAAAGGTAGGCATAGTAGTGACAATGCACTGTAAATACAGTGGCAATAATGTCAGAAATTATTTTCCAGTGTCAACAGTAACAGCGCTCAGCATGACATCTGGTACTACAGAAACCAGCGAAGCAGGTAGCACCCTATCAACTCCAACGTTCCCTAATACTATAATGACCATCCAAACAACTAGTACCCCATCATCTCCAACGGATACAAGCATGATTTCATCATCCATGGTTTCTGATACTACAGTGACCACTGAAACAACCAGCACCTCATCAACTCCTTCAGGTATgagcatgacatcatcatccagaGTCTCTAATGCTAAAatgtccattaaaaaaaaacagcatctcATCAGCTGCAACAGTTACTAGCACAATATCATCATCCACAGTCTCTGATACTACAGTGTTGATCCAAACAACCAGCGCCCAGTCAACTCTAACTGATATGAGCATGACATCATCCACAGTCTCTGAAACAACAATGATCACCCAAACAACCAGCTCCTCGTCAGCTCTATCAGGTATGAGCACAAAATCATCATCCGCAGTGTCTGATACTCCAATGTCCATCTAAGCAAGTGCTGGCCCATCATCCCCAGCAGATATTAGCACAATATCATCATCAACACTCTCTGATACTACAGTGACAATCCAAACCTCCAGCACCTCATCAGTTCCAACAGATATGAGCATCACTTCATTATCGACAGTCTCTAATATTACATTCACCATCCAAACAACCAGCATCCCATCAACTCCAACAGGTATgagcatgacatcatcatccacaGTCTCTGATACCACAACAACCACCAAAACAACCAACACCTCATCAACTCCATCAGATATGAGCACAATATCATCATTATCCACTGTCAGTAATACTGCAATGTCAATACAAACAAGCAATGCCCCATCATCTCCAACAGATAccaacatgacatcatcatccacaGTCTCTGATACTACAATGACCATCCCAACAACCAGCATCTCGTCAACTCCAACACATACCAGTGCTATATTTTTATCCACAGCCTCCGATAATACAATGTCCATCCAAACAAGTGATGCCCCATCATCTCCTGCTGATATTAGTACAATATCATCATCAACAGCCTCTGATACTACGATGACAATCCAAACAACCAGCACTTCATCAGTTCCAACAGATATGAGCATCACCTCATCATCGACAGTCTCTGATACTACACTGACCATCCAAACAACCAGTATCTCGTCAACTCCAACAGATACCAGTGCAATATCATCATCCACAGTCTCTGATACTACAATGACAATCCAAACAACCAGCATCCCATCAATTCCATCAGGTATGAGCATGGCATCATCATCCACAGTCTCTGATACTACATTGATCATCCAAACAACCAGCATCTCATCAACTCCAACAAATAACAGTGCAATATCATCCACAGTCTCTGATACTACAGTGATGATCCACACAACAAGAACCCCATCAACTCCAACTGATATgagcatgacatcatcatccacaGTCTCTGATACCACAACAACCACCAAAACAACCAACACCTCATCAACTCCAACAGGTATGAGCACAATATCATCATTATCCACTGTCTGTAATACTGCAATTTCAATACAAACAAGCGATgccccatcatttccaacagATACCAACATGACATCGTCATCCACAGTCTCTGATACTACAATGACCATCCAAACAACTGGTGTCTCGTCAACTCCAACAGATACCAGTGCTATATTTTTATCCACAGCCTCTGATACTCCAATGTCCATCCAAACAAGTGATGCCCCATCATCTCCAGCAGATATTAGCACAATATCCTCATCAACAGCCTCTGATACTACGGTGATAATCCAAACAAGCAGCAACTCATCAGTTCCAACAGATATGAGCATCACCTCATCATCGACAGTCTCTAATGCTACATTGACCATCCAAACAACCAGCATCTCATCGACTCCAACAGATACCAGTGCAATATCATCATCCACAGTCACTGATACTACAATGACCATCCAAACAACCAGCACCCCATCAACTCCATCAGGTATGAGCATAATATTATCATTATCCCTTTCTGTGACACTACAGTATTCATGCAAACACGCGATACCCCATCATCTCCAACAAACaccatcatgacatcatcatccacaGTCTCTGATACTACAATGACCATCCAAACAGCCAACATCTCGTCCACTCCAACAGATACCAGTGCAATATCATCATCCATTGTCTCTGATACCCCTCTGATCACCCCATCAACTCCATCAGGTATgagcatgacatcatcatccacaGTCTTTGATACCGCAATTACCACCCCAAAAACCAACACCATCTACATTAGGTCTAAACCAGTGgctcttaacctgggttcgatcgtcGAACatacgaatcactgtgtacatttgacacatcgtgtcaattcgtgatgacacgtcCCCCTTGGCCATCACTGGCTGTAGGTGATCACGCTGCATCGATTAGcttacctgtgctacatgggattttgcacagTCAGTAGTAAAtgtatgcctgtcatgatggtacgccACCTGATTACTTTCgtaatattttaatgcatagTATCTATGTTGAGCCAAAAAACAAAGTGGTTGGACGAATATGTACAACGGGcggccgtggctcagtggtagagcgggttgtccaatgattcaagatcggcggttcgattcccgctcccgccgagtcatctttcgttgtgtccttgggcaagacactttgccctccttgcctccagtgggacactcactggtgtgtgaatgtttgtgattgttccgctggtgaTCGGAGGGgtcgtaggcgcagattggcagccgcCACTCCGTCAGTCTTCCccggggcagctgtggctacatactgTAGGTAGGCTTAcaatcaccaagtatgaatgaattGGACCGTCGTTGGAGGAGATGGGGATGCTTTCTTGGATGGGGTTCACTTTGGCGATGATTTTGGTGATGATCATGTGGTACGGCCAGCCTGGCACATCTTCAGTTGTTTGCCCCAACGTCATTGGGTGTTTCAGCAGCTTACAACAGGACATCCTCTGCTGAGGTTGGCCCAGGATGATCAGACCTTGGTGTGTGGCAGACAGTGGCACCACATGCTCATTTGGAAGCCCATACTGCATCTTTACATTTCAGCCACAGCCAGTGACTGCTCGGTTCTGCTGCAGTCGCAAATTCTTTAATTGCCCTCCGCTGAGCCTGCCCCCTAATCCATACCTCCTTCAGGAACCTTGTGGTGGACCTGGCTACAAAGCCTCTACAGCCAACCTCCACTGGACACGCCTTCATGTTCCAGCTCTGTCCCTCTGCCTCAGCTGCTAAGTTGGCATATCTCAGTCTCTTCCATTCAAATGCTTCATCGATGGTATCTTCCCATGGGACAGTTAGTTCAACCATGAAGACATGTCAGCAGGATTTGGATCCGAGGACCAGGTCTGGGCACAGACTGGGGGTTTAGAGGCATGGCATTGGTGGTACCCTTCTGCTCTCTAGCTCGGCAGCCAAGCACTTCAACATCTGGTTGTGGCGCCAGGTATATCTTCCTCGTGTTAGGCTAGCCTTGCAACCCACCAAGATGTGCTTTAGGGTCACCGGGGCTGCACACTGGGGACTGGGGACACGCTGAGTCCTCTCGATACCATACGTGTGGATTGTTTGGAGAGGGCAGGAGATCATATGTGGCTCTGATGATGAAGCTTATCTTGTTGGACTCCATACTCCACAGATTGTTCCATGTGATAGTGTGACCTCGTAGATGGACATTGGCCACATGAGACAGGGCAGCATCCCGAACTGAAAGCACCACAGTTTCAGCTTTCCAGGCAGAGCTGTGCTGTTCATCTGCTTGAGGCCACTGATGGTATCCTGCTTGAGTTGCTGCAACTGCTTTGAGTCCTTGAGCTCTGCGCTGTACCAGCACCCAAGGCTTTTGACAGGCTTCTCCAGAACTGTTGGTATTGGCTCGTTGTTAACATAGAACCTCACATTGGTGAGCTGGCTTTTGACAATGGAGATACTCTGGGATTTGCTAGGTTTAATCTCCATTCGTGCCCATTTGATGTTTCCTTGGATTTTATTCAGCAGACGTTCGGTGCATGCACTTGTAGTTATTGTCGACATGTTGTCCATATACACCCTGATTGGAGATTTGTATCTCAATTGGATCCAACCATAAAAAggtaataaatgtttaaagtaaaGGTTTAGGAGATCCTCATTTCTTGAGCAATTAATTCTGCTATTCTTAGCGTGTGCCAGGGGCAGCATAGGGAGAAGGTCACTCGGCAGAGATCTTCCTTTGAGGGTCCTAGAACTATCAATTGAGGCAACACAATGGCATGTGGTAAGTCATTAATGTTAGGTAGTCAGAGTCGTCCTGGGAAACATGAACTAGCCAGTCctacaaagaaaaatatttactaT from Antennarius striatus isolate MH-2024 chromosome 18, ASM4005453v1, whole genome shotgun sequence includes the following:
- the LOC137611736 gene encoding uncharacterized protein isoform X1, with translation MCVRMFVCSSYSCTCIKKKILVPTPHTIMGWFALYGCLLLSLPRLYYAQTAITPTGCAGPSVLCCPGRNDTCNRGCFCDEFCLQSSDCCDDFLSTCTALSTVTALSMTSGTTETSEAGSTLSTPTFPNTIMTIQTTSTPSSPTDTSMISSSMVSDTTVTTETTSTSSTPSVSDTTVLIQTTSAQSTLTDMSMTSSTVSETTMITQTTSSSSALSVTIQTSSTSSVPTDMSITSLSTVSNITFTIQTTSIPSTPTDTNMTSSSTVSDTTMTIPTTSISSTPTHTSAIFLSTASDNTMSIQTSDAPSSPADISTISSSTASDTTMTIQTTSTSSVPTDMSITSSSTVSDTTLTIQTTSISSTPTDTSAISSSTVSDTTMTIQTTSIPSIPSVSDTTVMIHTTRTPSTPTDMSMTSSSTVSDTTTTTKTTNTSSTPTDTNMTSSSTVSDTTMTIQTTGVSSTPTDTSAIFLSTASDTPMSIQTSDAPSSPADISTISSSTASDTTVIIQTSSNSSVPTDMSITSSSTVSNATLTIQTTSISSTPTDTSAISSSTVTDTTMTIQTTSTPSTPSVSDTTMTIQTANISSTPTDTSAISSSIVSDTPLITPSTPSEGRAVSLHLKVFVAANNFDDEDLITESLSNVISQILRQSCEQCTFTTRHVKFT
- the LOC137611736 gene encoding uncharacterized protein isoform X2 is translated as MCVRMFVCSSYSCTCIKKKILVPTPHTIMGWFALYGCLLLSLPRLYYAQTAITPTGCAGPSVLCCPGRNDTCNRGCFCDEFCLQSSDCCDDFLSTCTALSTVTALSMTSGTTETSEAGSTLSTPTFPNTIMTIQTTSTPSSPTDTSMISSSMVSDTTVTTETTSTSSTPSVSDTTVLIQTTSAQSTLTDMSMTSSTVSETTMITQTTSSSSALSDTNMTSSSTVSDTTMTIPTTSISSTPTHTSAIFLSTASDNTMSIQTSDAPSSPADISTISSSTASDTTMTIQTTSTSSVPTDMSITSSSTVSDTTLTIQTTSISSTPTDTSAISSSTVSDTTMTIQTTSIPSIPSVSDTTVMIHTTRTPSTPTDMSMTSSSTVSDTTTTTKTTNTSSTPTDTNMTSSSTVSDTTMTIQTTGVSSTPTDTSAIFLSTASDTPMSIQTSDAPSSPADISTISSSTASDTTVIIQTSSNSSVPTDMSITSSSTVSNATLTIQTTSISSTPTDTSAISSSTVTDTTMTIQTTSTPSTPSVSDTTMTIQTANISSTPTDTSAISSSIVSDTPLITPSTPSEGRAVSLHLKVFVAANNFDDEDLITESLSNVISQILRQSCEQCTFTTRHVKFT
- the LOC137611736 gene encoding uncharacterized protein isoform X5 is translated as MCVRMFVCSSYSCTCIKKKILVPTPHTIMGWFALYGCLLLSLPRLYYAQTAITPTGCAGPSVLCCPGRNDTCNRGCFCDEFCLQSSDCCDDFLSTCTALSTVTALSMTSGTTETSEAGSTLSTPTFPNTIMTIQTTSTPSSPTDTSMISSSMVSDTTVTTETTSTSSTPSVSDTTVLIQTTSAQSTLTDMSMTSSTVSETTMITQTTSSSSALSASDTTMTIQTTSTSSVPTDMSITSSSTVSDTTLTIQTTSISSTPTDTSAISSSTVSDTTMTIQTTSIPSIPSVSDTTVMIHTTRTPSTPTDMSMTSSSTVSDTTTTTKTTNTSSTPTDTNMTSSSTVSDTTMTIQTTGVSSTPTDTSAIFLSTASDTPMSIQTSDAPSSPADISTISSSTASDTTVIIQTSSNSSVPTDMSITSSSTVSNATLTIQTTSISSTPTDTSAISSSTVTDTTMTIQTTSTPSTPSVSDTTMTIQTANISSTPTDTSAISSSIVSDTPLITPSTPSEGRAVSLHLKVFVAANNFDDEDLITESLSNVISQILRQSCEQCTFTTRHVKFT